One window of the Zea mays cultivar B73 chromosome 3, Zm-B73-REFERENCE-NAM-5.0, whole genome shotgun sequence genome contains the following:
- the LOC118476652 gene encoding bisdemethoxycurcumin synthase-like — protein sequence MTSLLLVSQIAAVGLCSDRRRELRADGPATVLAIGTANPPNCVRQEEYADYYFRVTKSEHLTSLKDKLKRICHKSAIKKRYFHHTEELLRGHPAFIDRSMPSLHERQDIMASAVPELAAAAAVDAIAEWGRPATEITHLVVTTYSGAHMPGVDWLVASLLGLRPTVRRTMLYMNGCSSGCAALRLAKDMAENNRGARVLVACAEVTLAIFRAPHEAHVDTLILQSLLGDGAGAVIVGADPVSVEEPDFEMLSASQTTIPETKHVAAGQLCEDGLHFNPSREIPSLVRENIEQCMVDALSLLGIGGSWNDLFWAVHPGGRAVLDSVEEGLMLEPHKLEASRRVLSEYGNMSGPSVIFVLDELRRQQERKGMGVIVGLGPGVVVETIVLQATDSQKKI from the exons ATGACGTCGCTGCTGCTGGTCAGCCAAATAGCGGCGGTCGGCCTCTGCAGCGACAGAAGGCGAGAGCTGCGTGCCGACGGCCCAGCCACCGTGCTCGCCATCGGGACGGCGAACCCGCCCAACTGCGTGAGGCAGGAGGAGTACGCGGACTACTACTTCCGCGTTACCAAGAGCGAGCACCTCACTAGCCTTAAAGACAAGCTCAAGAGGATCT GCCACAAATCGGCAATCAAGAAACGCTACTTCCACCACACGGAGGAGCTGCTACGCGGCCACCCTGCATTCATCGACCGGTCCATGCCATCGTTACATGAGCGGCAGGACATCATGGCTAGTGCCGTTCCCGAGCTCGCTGCCGCAGCCGCAGTTGACGCTATCGCCGAGTGGGGGCGTCCAGCCACGGAGATCACGCACCTCGTGGTGACCACCTACTCCGGCGCCCACATGCCGGGCGTGGACTGGCTCGTGGCCTCACTCCTCGGCCTGCGCCCCACCGTGCGCCGCACCATGCTCTACATGAACGGCTGCTCCAGCGGCTGCGCCGCGCTCCGTCTCGCCAAGGACATGGCCGAGAACAACCGCGGCGCGCGCGTGCTCGTGGCCTGTGCCGAGGTCACGCTCGCCATTTTCCGCGCGCCCCACGAGGCCCACGTCGACACGCTCATCTTGCAGTCACTGTTAGGAGATGGCGCGGGCGCCGTCATCGTCGGCGCCGACCCCGTCTCCGTCGAAGAACCGGACTTCGAGATGCTGTCCGCCTCGCAGACCACGATACCGGAGACCAAGCATGTCGCCGCCGGCCAGCTCTGTGAGGATGGGTTACACTTCAACCCTTCCAGGGAGATCCCGTCCCTGGTACGTGAAAACATAGAGCAGTGTATGGTTGACGCTCTATCGCTGCTCGGCATCGGCGGCAGCTGGAACGACCTCTTCTGGGCGGTCCATCCGGGTGGACGCGCCGTCTTGGACAGCGTCGAGGAGGGGCTTATGTTGGAACCGCACAAGCTGGAAGCGAGCCGCCGGGTGCTGAGTGAGTACGGGAACATGTCTGGGCCGTCGGTCATCTTCGTGCTTGACGAGCTCCGGCGCCAGCAAGAGAGAAAGGGGATGGGGGTGATTGTTGGCTTGGGGCCAGGAGTAGTTGTCGAAACCATAGTTTTGCAAGCAACGGATAGCCAAAAGAAGATTTAG